A DNA window from Trypanosoma brucei brucei TREU927 chromosome 11 chr11_scaffold01 genomic scaffold, whole genome shotgun sequence contains the following coding sequences:
- a CDS encoding ubiquitin activating enzyme, putative, with protein MLNAALYERTQIIIGDEGVKRLHQVNIFLAGVGGVGGHCAEALVRGGVGKITICDYDVVSATNKNRQLVAMDSTVGKSKVDVLARRLQDINAHCRVTALEALLLPEDMEDFLTRQRYDYVVDCIDSVECKVALLSTAVRLGLRTYASCGAGGRVDPSLVRVSDIFDTVNDALARCCRSELRKRGVGPGAITAVHSSELGCPPLEPQRQEAGGRDRAINGTVSYMPPLFGLLLASSVLRHAVDPVKAEKEAERRLKKAKKEEARAHKKASRLVGVKRC; from the coding sequence ATGTTGAATGCGGCGCTTTACGAGCGGACGCAAATTATAATCGGAGATGAGGGCGTGAAAAGGCTCCATCAGGTTAATATATTTCTTGCTGGAGTTGGGGGTGTGGGAGGCCACTGTGCTGAGGCTCTCGTGCGAGGTGGCGTCGGTAAGATTACCATATGCGACTACGATGTTGTGTCCGCGACCAATAAAAATCGACAACTCGTGGCAATGGATAGCACTGTAGGAAAAAGCAAGGTAGACGTCCTTGCTCGTCGGTTGCAGGACATCAACGCCCACTGTCGCGTGACAGCATTGGAGGCGTTGTTGCTTCCAGAGGATATGGAGGATTTTTTGACACGTCAGCGCTACGATTATGTGGTGGATTGCATTGACAGCGTCGAGTGTAAGGTTGCGCTGCTGAGCACAGCGGTGCGACTCGGGCTGCGCACGTATGCCTCATGTGGTGCTGGCGGCCGGGTGGACCCTTCACTCGTTAGGGTTAGTGACATTTTTGACACCGTGAACGACGCCTTAGCTCGCTGTTGTCGAAGTGAGCTACGTAAGCGCGGTGTTGGACCTGGTGCCATTACAGCTGTGCACAGTAGTGAGTTGGGTTGTCCTCCCTTGGAACCCCAACGGCAAGAGGCGGGTGGACGGGACCGAGCCATCAACGGTACGGTAAGTTACATGCCACCTTTGTTCGGGCTGTTGCTTGCATCTTCTGTACTGAGGCACGCGGTGGACCCTgtaaaagcagaaaaagaagcagagcgGAGATTGaagaaggcaaagaaagaggaggctCGGGCTCACAAGAAGGCTTCCCGGTTGGTAGGCGTGAAACGATGCTGA
- a CDS encoding chaperone protein DnaJ produces MQLHLSSISMMCLLLVTLQLSFTPKVTNASIFGQPNDRDLYGLLGVSRGSTKAEIKRAFRTITREHHPDMQEGAEAKEKAKEYMAKVLVAYNILSDDIKRSDYDQFGRIAGERLNAADFTSDELFERFNQHPPILSKSLQLENLIVLRRILNFRGNRLFLLQVYDDTCKSCQLFSSVWENLVHSTLVESGAVVLLRIDAYSDEGPELLKELHASYDKEVKVYGIADGVVWNMPQMAVAVKSNSQRQLDYALMEFVGNFFYDRRAEVNSMGNVEDVQVLLQWLRERRSEGDSVRVLLPPLATNDMGVALSALYEGSALVRSVPRAVLLSLVEEYCAQSVDVLGGGGEPVPLPEFVVASVEQLPNISSDESAGNKSQMRSCRGIVVGAAAALTYRKAVNFLKESFPQRHLGMSGLTHVTSVSFFDICKKHCLLWLRDNCEGEPTGTWLEALRGDYKPFKVGYICLSSEPSLRDAVPLPLGTTGNLLLALVDGDDSKLHVMPDIPDKVNIAQSLSSILAEVGSTTPLQLDAPLSRILSSVPFRMSRNQYLYMCFLWIFGLVYPFFSTCYPFFMMFVTHKLLQRYNLLGNNRNDNNSQTNEQPSGASNTCSRCSGTAPSGSCKSTASVTRGSACDNGTSSKEVISCPIEVYTSADLREAKDGRGFLILIFAENGKTIEPPQCFAKDSRFVFRAVPEDDTLWRQWLSQHVTSTHTGGAEENGLNKGGALHVVAIRRGKMLAAIKSLCASVEAWLFDMADGTIVADLPLPEL; encoded by the coding sequence ATGCAGTTGCATTTATCTTCAATCAGCATGATGTGTTTGCTGTTAGTAACACTGCAGTTGTCCTTCACCCCAAAGGTAACGAATGCCTCCATTTTTGGACAACCTAATGACCGTGATCTGTATGGTCTACTGGGTGTGTCACGTGGCTCCACAAAGGCCGAAATTAAGCGAGCATTCCGTACGATAACGCGGGAGCACCACCCCGACATGCAAGAGGGTGctgaagcaaaggaaaaagcCAAGGAATACATGGCAAAAGTGCTTGTCGCGTATAATATTCTATCAGATGATATCAAACGCAGTGATTATGATCAGTTCGGAAGGATTGCTGGTGAACGGCTTAACGCGGCAGATTTTACATCCGATGAGTTATTCGAGCGCTTTAATCAGCATCCACCTATTTTATCGAAATCTTTGCAACTGGAGAATCTCATAGTCTTGCGAAGGATTCTCAACTTCCGCGGAAACCgacttttcctccttcaagtGTACGATGACACGTGCAAGTCATGTCAATTGTTCTCTTCAGTGTGGGAGAATCTTGTGCACTCCACCCTCGTTGAATCGGGTGCAGTTGTGCTGTTACGTATTGACGCCTATTCTGACGAGGGTCCGGAACTGCTTAAGGAACTTCATGCTTCATACGACAAGGAAGTGAAGGTTTATGGTATTGCAGATGGGGTGGTGTGGAACATGCCACAGATGGCCGTCGCGGTGAAGAGTAACAGTCAGCGTCAATTGGATTACGCCTTAATGGAGTTCGTTGGCAACTTTTTTTATGACCGACGTGCCGAGGTGAATTCAATGGGCAATGTGGAGGATGTACAAGTTCTCCTTCAATGGCTGCGGGAGCGCCGTTCTGAGGGCGATTCCGTTCGCGTTTTGCTTCCCCCACTTGCAACAAACGATATGGGGGTGGCTTTATCCGCTCTATACGAAGGTTCAGCACTGGTTCGCAGTGTTCCACGGGCAGTGCTACTGAGTCTTGTTGAAGAATACTGTGCGCAATCCGTTGATGTGctcggtggtggtggtgagcCCGTTCCCTTACCAGAGTTTGTGGTCGCTTCGGTTGAGCAATTACCTAATATATCTAGTGATGAATCCGCTGGTAATAAAAGTCAAATGAGAAGTTGTAGAGGGATAGTAGTTGGAGCTGCTGCTGCCCTGACCTACCGCAAGGCCGTTAATTTCCTGAAGGAGAGTTTTCCACAACGTCACCTCGGCATGTCAGGTCTTACGCATGTTACCAGTGTATCTTTCTTTGATATATGCAAAAAACACTGTTTGCTTTGGTTACGTGATAACTGCGAGGGTGAGCCCACCGGCACTTGGTTGGAAGCGTTAAGAGGTGACTACAAACCGTTCAAAGTGGGTTACATCTGTTTGAGCTCCGAGCCTTCTCTTAGGGATGCAGTTCCTCTGCCTTTGGGCACAACGGGGAACTTACTCCTGGCTCTTGTCGATGGTGACGATAGTAAGCTTCACGTGATGCCGGACATTCCTGATAAGGTAAACATAGCGCAGTCACTGTCCAGTATACTTGCAGAAGTTGGTTCCACCACACCACTGCAACTTGATGCACCACTTTCCCGCATTCTGTCGTCAGTACCGTTCCGAATGTCACGCAATCAATACTTATACATGTGTTTCCTCTGGATTTTTGGCCTGGTGTATCCATTCTTCTCTACGTGTTACCCCTTTTTCATGATGTTTGTGACGCACAAGTTGTTACAGCGGTATAACCTTCtcggaaacaacagaaatgacAACAACAGTCAGACAAACGAACAGCCATCGGGTGCGTCCAACACCTGCAGCCGCTGTAGCGGCACCGCCCCTTCAGGCAGTTGTAAATCCACCGCTTCAGTCACCCGTGGAAGCGCATGTGATAATGGTACATCTAGCAAAGAGGTTATTTCGTGCCCTATTGAGGTTTACACCTCAGCTGATTTGAGGGAGGCAAAAGATGGTCGAGGGTTTCTTATACTAATCTTTGCCGAAAACGGTAAAACTATTGAGCCGCCACAGTGTTTCGCGAAGGACTCACGCTTTGTCTTCCGCGCTGTTCCAGAAGATGACACCCTGTGGAGGCAGTGGCTTTCGCAACATGTGACTTCCACACACACGGGCGGTGCAGAAGAAAATGGCTTGAATAAGGGGGGTGCATTGCATGTTGTTGCGATCCGTCGGGGGAAAATGCTCGCTGCAATTAAATCCCTGTGTGCTTCGGTGGAGGCCTGGTTGTTTGATATGGCTGATGGTACAATTGTCGCTGACTTACCGCTTCCGGAGCTGTGA
- a CDS encoding SNF2 DNA repair protein, putative (similar to GB:AAF24984.1: HepA-related protein HARP {Homo sapiens}) translates to MNCNCGTPVRCVVDKSGKICYVCQYHRCRFCANSPIQAEGWRRIVPQPPPRNGSGAVSSMETCAILRFEALLHPEKKVMYCTATPTAPMCKEVLAVLEDEQFKPMWYVKRMAYVYPIESYERLILALRKFSSHQLQVEKIPPFFFSCVQAAKDNVLEHEKQVKVNLSQGPDPDDVVYSQLHPFQKRGVGFVIARGGRGMIADDMGLGKTVQAIAFAHHYRNEWPLLIICPLSLVDNWEKEIIRFCSIPVGRIATAHTTKRFRIDGVHSIVIVPYSSLKCLEGVSVTFKVVIVDESHYIKSGTAQRTTATLKLCRAAKRVLLLSGTPAMSRPVELYSQLQAFVNPSCMPSKTQFCARYCNSFQGRFGVDCTGHSNISELHALIQHFVVRRTKSELANELPSKSRHLLYLYITPKEKAALEKDITKLRECLRNGLALPGLTDPLTPSAFASDPHGTPGGPPSQYSAGKQLNILELRTATARAKTTAVQDYIRGVAEQLVETNEKMIVFAHHRVMLDGIRDAIESVNPRKPLDYILICGNTAAAQREELLNHFRTSPTCHLAVLSMLVCGVGLNLTCATMVVFTELDWNPCTHLQCEDRVHRIGQSSSCFIKYLLAEGTSDTIIWPLLQNKLSVTKALLEDGAAANGVNGRSDGLVSKNTNVESVRRSDLSTTPPLPKGRQLTLGECKSSQTSGPSTPRTPCTERAEETPSSAAEGDGNKKTNATQLPSQGGQTAKSEEKPVFIDIPTLQKQRQERQSSLVVLQSTCSGGQPAPSVVIPVAVSPQISPSGSKPPVTTVLLGKGVVSNEPQISTAEKQVCIASSAALSPMPDLAANITPAAAITSPRTTTTTQGVTKLVESPATGPICSPSTQLRPTPPFCSPCGTVRRTPFVLSPAIAISAPSSVSQGVGGTCVSAVPSNRDVDDGVLLSNASAVSQSEALRSYNSRRTRFTVGSVGEKRVRNNNETGETQ, encoded by the coding sequence ATGAATTGCAACTGTGGCACACCAGTGCGTTGTGTAGTAGACAAAAGTGGCAAAATCTGTTACGTATGCCAATATCACAGATGCCGCTTTTGTGCCAACTCCCCCATTCAGGCAGAGGGTTGGCGTCGTATTGTTCCTCAACCTCCACCAAGAAACGGTTCGGGAGCTGTTTCCAGTATGGAGACATGTGCTATTCTGCGATTTGAAGCCCTTCTGCATCCGGAAAAAAAGGTGATGTATTGCACCGCCACACCGACCGCGCCGATGTGCAAGGAAGTGCTGGCGGTGTTGGAGGACGAACAGTTCAAACCAATGTGGTATGTGAAAAGGATGGCGTATGTTTACCCGATAGAATCATACGAACGTTTGATTCTTGCGCTCCGAAAGTTCTCTTCACATCAGCTGCAGGTAGAAAAGATACCACCGTTTTTCTTCAGTTGTGTACAAGCTGCGAAGGACAACGTACTTGAGCATGAGAAGCAGGTGAAGGTGAATCTGTCTCAGGGTCCAGATCCAGATGATGTGGTTTACTCTCAACTACACCCTTTTCAAAAACGAGGTGTGGGATTTGTTATTGCTCGTGGGGGTCGTGGGATGATTGCAGATGACATGGGTCTTGGTAAGACAGTCCAAGCGATTGCCTTTGCCCATCACTACCGTAACGAGTGGCCACTGCTTATCATTTGCCCGCTTTCCTTGGTAGACAAttgggaaaaggaaataatccgATTTTGCTCGATACCGGTAGGGCGGATAGCCAcggcacacacaacaaagagGTTTCGCATCGATGGAGTTCATAGTATTGTTATTGTACCGTACTCATCTTTAAAATGTCTCGAGGGTGTCTCGGTGACCTTTAAGGTTGTTATAGTGGATGAGTCGCACTACATAAAATCAGGCACCGCTCAGCGAACTACAGCAACACTTAAACTGTGTCGTGCAGCCAAACGAGTCCTGTTGCTTTCAGGAACTCCTGCTATGTCTAGGCCTGTCGAACTATATTCTCAGCTTCAGGCCTTCGTAAACCCTTCATGCATGCCGTCAAAAACACAATTTTGCGCGAGGTACTGCAATTCTTTTCAAGGCCGCTTTGGTGTAGACTGCACCGGACACTCCAATATCAGCGAATTGCATGCGTTAATACAGCATTTTGTTGTCCGTCGAACAAAAAGTGAACTGGCGAACGAGTTACCGTCAAAGAGCAGGCATTTGCTCTATCTGTACATtacaccaaaagaaaaagcagccCTTGAAAAGGATATTACAAAACTGCGTGAATGCCTGAGAAATGGTTTGGCATTGCCGGGTTTGACAGATCCCCTGACACCTTCTGCGTTTGCGTCAGATCCTCATGGCACTCCTGGTGGTCCTCCATCGCAATACTCAGCAGGTAAGCAACTAAATATTCTCGAGCTgcgcacagcaacagcgagGGCAAAAACAACGGCTGTCCAGGACTACATACGTGGCGTAGCAGAGCAACTCGttgaaacaaatgaaaaaatgatCGTTTTTGCCCACCACCGTGTCATGTTAGATGGCATTCGCGATGCCATTGAATCTGTCAACCCGCGAAAGCCCCTAGACTATATTCTCATTTGTGGAAATACGGCCGCCGCACAGCGTGAGGAATTGCTTAACCATTTCCGTACATCACCCACCTGTCACCTTGCTGTATTGTCTATGCTCGTTTGCGGAGTGGGGCTAAATTTGACATGCGCAACGATGGTTGTCTTCACTGAACTTGACTGGAACCCATGTACACATTTGCAGTGTGAGGATCGTGTGCATCGCATCGGGCAATCGTCATCATGCTTTATCAAGTATCTCCTAGCTGAAGGAACCTCTGACACCATCATTTGGCCACTGCTTCAAAACAAGCTGAGTGTCACAAAGGCACTACTGGAGGATGGCGCTGCTGCCAATGGTGTCAACGGTAGGTCTGACGGCCTTGTCAGCAAAAACACTAATGTGGAAAGTGTCCGTCGTTCTGATCTATCGACGACTCCACCTCTTCCGAAGGGAAGGCAGCTAACACTAGGAGAATGCAAGAGCAGTCAAACTTCAGGTCCTAGCACACCACGCACACCTTGCACAGAGCGTGCGGAGGAAACCCCTTCTTCTGCCGCTGAAGGTGATGGTAACAAAAAGACCAACGCCACGCAATTGCCTTCGCAGGGAGGTCAGACGGCGAAATCAGAAGAGAAGCCTGTTTTTATCGATATACCAACACTGCAGAAGCAGCGTCAAGAGAGGCAATCGAGTCTTGTTGTCCTGCAATCTACATGCAGCGGGGGGCAACCTGCTCCTAGTGTAGTGATTCCCGTTGCTGTTTCCCCTCAAATTTCTCCATCGGGTTCAAAACCACCCGTGACGACTGTGCTGTTGGGAAAGGGTGTGGTCAGTAACGAACCGCAGATAAGCACAGCGGAGAAACAAGTATGTATTGCTTCTTCTGCCGCGCTTTCGCCAATGCCAGACCTTGCTGCTAATATAACCCCTGCTGCTGCCATTACCTCCCCCcgtactactactactactcaGGGTGTTACTAAGTTGGTTGAAAGTCCTGCCACCGGCCCTATTTGTTCCCCGTCTACTCAACTTCGACCAACGCCGCCGTTTTGTTCTCCCTGCGGTACTGTGAGGAGAACACCTTTTGTGCTTAGTCCCGCAATTGCGATATCTGCTCCTTCAAGCGTATCTCAGGGTGTAGGTGGGACATGTGTGTCTGCAGTTCCCTCCAACAGGGATGTGGATGATGGTGTCTTGCTTTCAAATGCATCAGCAGTGTCACAATCTGAGGCCTTACGCAGTTACAACTCAAGGCGCACGCGATTTACCGTAGGAAGTGTGGGGGAGAAGCGAGTGCGAAACAACAATGAAACCGGTGAGACTCAGTGA